A window of Pirellula sp. SH-Sr6A contains these coding sequences:
- a CDS encoding phosphodiester glycosidase family protein, with translation MLTTDVEQIKADVGRSRLRADCLRMMFRAAVFRAAVFWAAFHTVSIAGLVRGDQPTWRLPSGAVYSFEERSSPRPLRIHRLVLDLSTNPSIPLGVSVPPDPDGEGPAEVALRAPDRHARDAGFLAAINTNAWVMLPDPATGKPPGYVVGGHADVKGWTSTGIRLVSPPEQGYWSVWQEGSGRIRLDESAAKETISRTEVRWAISGFRGILQHGKKLVEPSSVLHPRTALGISHAGMRMVWLIVDGRQPTVSEGVSEEELAELMLESGCDDAINLDGGGSSILLMTDEEGQLRTANRPSGRTPRPVPVMLGIPASKP, from the coding sequence ATGCTAACCACGGACGTGGAACAGATCAAAGCCGATGTGGGCCGGTCCCGTTTGCGTGCAGATTGCCTTCGAATGATGTTCCGCGCAGCCGTGTTCCGTGCAGCCGTTTTCTGGGCGGCCTTTCACACCGTGTCGATCGCTGGCCTTGTCCGAGGCGATCAGCCCACTTGGCGATTACCCAGTGGTGCTGTGTATTCTTTCGAAGAGAGATCTTCGCCTCGCCCTCTTCGCATCCATCGACTGGTATTGGACCTTTCTACCAATCCATCGATTCCGCTGGGCGTTAGCGTTCCTCCCGATCCCGATGGGGAAGGCCCTGCCGAAGTCGCATTGAGAGCCCCAGATCGCCATGCCCGCGATGCTGGGTTCTTGGCGGCAATCAACACCAATGCTTGGGTCATGCTCCCGGACCCGGCGACCGGCAAACCACCTGGATATGTCGTCGGTGGCCATGCAGATGTCAAAGGTTGGACCTCCACCGGCATCCGATTGGTAAGTCCTCCGGAACAGGGATACTGGTCGGTATGGCAAGAAGGTTCCGGTCGGATCCGACTCGATGAATCTGCTGCAAAAGAAACAATCAGTCGCACCGAAGTTCGATGGGCAATTTCTGGCTTTCGCGGGATCCTTCAACACGGCAAGAAGCTGGTAGAGCCAAGCAGTGTGCTGCACCCAAGAACGGCGTTGGGTATATCCCACGCGGGAATGCGAATGGTCTGGCTGATTGTCGATGGCCGACAACCTACGGTAAGTGAAGGGGTTAGCGAAGAGGAATTGGCGGAGTTGATGCTCGAATCCGGTTGCGACGACGCGATCAACTTGGACGGCGGCGGTAGTTCGATTCTCCTGATGACCGACGAGGAGGGGCAATTGCGAACCGCCAATCGCCCGTCAGGACGTACCCCTCGACCTGTCCCTGTCATGCTAGGGATTCCAGCGTCGAAGCCATAA